A window of the Bacteroidales bacterium genome harbors these coding sequences:
- the ftsY gene encoding signal recognition particle-docking protein FtsY, which yields MAVLGLFSKEKKENLNKGLSKTKESVFKKLSRAIIGKSKVDDEVLDNLEEVLISSDVGVNTTLKIIERIEKRVTKEKYLGTEELNVILKEEIADLLSENNTGDSTEYSLPEVNGPYVIMIVGVNGVGKTTTIGKLAYQFKKIGKKVYIGAADTFRAAAIDQLVIWAERVDVPVIKQKMGSDPASVAYDTLSSAIKNNVDVVIIDTAGRLHNKVNLMNELSKIRTVMKKLIPDAPHEILLILDGSTGQNAFEQVKQFTKVTEVNALALTKLDGTAKGGVVIGISDQFKVPVKYIGIGEKVEDLQVFNKYEFVDSLFSD from the coding sequence ATGGCTGTTTTAGGATTATTTTCTAAAGAAAAAAAAGAAAACTTAAATAAAGGTTTATCAAAAACTAAAGAATCGGTATTTAAAAAGTTGTCAAGAGCAATTATTGGAAAGTCTAAAGTTGATGATGAGGTTTTGGATAATCTCGAAGAAGTATTAATATCATCTGATGTTGGAGTTAATACAACATTAAAAATAATTGAAAGAATAGAAAAAAGAGTTACAAAAGAAAAATATCTTGGTACCGAAGAATTAAATGTAATTTTAAAGGAAGAAATTGCAGATTTGCTTTCCGAAAATAATACAGGCGATAGCACAGAATATAGTCTTCCTGAAGTAAACGGTCCTTATGTAATTATGATTGTTGGTGTTAATGGTGTTGGTAAAACAACAACTATCGGGAAATTGGCATACCAGTTTAAGAAAATTGGCAAGAAAGTTTATATTGGAGCTGCCGATACTTTTAGAGCAGCAGCAATTGACCAATTGGTAATTTGGGCAGAACGAGTTGATGTACCTGTTATTAAACAAAAAATGGGTTCAGACCCTGCATCTGTTGCATATGATACTCTTTCGTCAGCTATAAAAAACAATGTTGATGTAGTAATTATTGATACGGCAGGAAGATTACATAACAAAGTAAATTTAATGAACGAACTATCAAAGATAAGGACAGTAATGAAAAAACTAATTCCTGATGCTCCACATGAAATTCTTCTTATTCTTGACGGTTCTACCGGACAAAATGCATTTGAACAAGTTAAACAATTTACAAAAGTTACAGAAGTTAATGCTTTAGCCTTAACTAAACTTGACGGAACAGCAAAAGGTGGAGTTGTTATTGGTATTTCTGACCAATTTAAAGTTCCTGTGAAATATATTGGAATTGGTGAAAAAGTTGAAGATTTACAAGTGTTTAATAAATATGAATTTGTTGACTCGCTTTTTAGTGATTAA